Proteins encoded in a region of the Dorea longicatena genome:
- a CDS encoding V-type ATP synthase subunit B translates to MAIEYLGLSSINGPLVVLEGVENAFYDEIVEFIVDHDTRKMGRIVELDEDKAVIQVFEGTENMSLDNTHTRLTGHPMEVAVSEEMLGRTFNGIGEAIDGLGPITDAEKRDVNGLPLNPVRREYPRNYIRTGISAIDGLTTLIRGQKLPIFSGNGLPHDQLAAQIVKQASLGDNSDEQFAVVFGAMGVKHDVAEFFRKTFEESGVADHVCMFLNLANDPVVERLITPKVALTVAEYLAFEKNMHILVILTDMTSFAEAMREVSSSRGEIPSRKGYPGYLYSELATIYERAGIVDGANGSVTQLPILTMPNDDITHPIPDLTGYITEGQIVLDRNLHGQAVYPPISILPSLSRLMKDGIGKGYTREDHQDLANQLFSAYAKVGEARNLASVIGEDELSPIDKQYLKFGEEFEKRYIGQGPTENRTMMETLDLGWELLGLLPKEELDRIDTKLIEKYWKDTRDTLVTEE, encoded by the coding sequence ATGGCAATAGAATATCTTGGACTGAGCAGCATTAATGGCCCTCTCGTCGTACTGGAAGGCGTGGAAAATGCATTTTACGATGAGATCGTGGAATTTATTGTAGATCATGATACGAGGAAAATGGGACGTATCGTGGAGCTGGATGAAGATAAGGCCGTGATCCAGGTATTTGAAGGAACGGAAAATATGTCGCTGGATAATACCCACACGAGGCTTACGGGACATCCGATGGAAGTTGCCGTGTCAGAGGAAATGCTGGGCCGTACATTTAACGGGATCGGGGAAGCAATCGATGGCCTTGGACCGATCACAGATGCTGAGAAGCGGGATGTAAACGGACTTCCGCTGAATCCGGTCAGACGGGAATACCCGAGAAACTATATCCGTACCGGAATCTCGGCAATTGACGGACTGACGACACTGATCCGCGGGCAGAAGCTTCCGATATTCTCAGGAAATGGACTTCCGCATGATCAGCTTGCGGCACAGATCGTCAAGCAGGCTTCGCTTGGTGACAATTCGGATGAACAGTTCGCAGTTGTATTCGGAGCAATGGGTGTGAAGCACGATGTGGCGGAATTCTTCCGTAAGACATTTGAGGAAAGCGGTGTGGCAGACCATGTGTGTATGTTCTTGAACCTGGCGAATGACCCGGTGGTGGAGCGTCTGATCACGCCGAAGGTAGCACTGACGGTAGCAGAGTATCTGGCATTTGAGAAAAATATGCATATTTTGGTTATCCTGACGGATATGACTTCTTTTGCGGAAGCTATGCGTGAAGTGTCTTCTTCCCGTGGCGAGATTCCGTCAAGAAAAGGATATCCGGGATATTTATACAGTGAACTGGCAACGATCTATGAACGTGCCGGTATTGTGGACGGGGCAAATGGTTCCGTAACACAGCTTCCGATCCTGACCATGCCGAATGATGATATTACACATCCGATCCCTGACCTTACCGGATATATCACAGAAGGACAGATCGTACTGGACCGTAATCTTCACGGTCAGGCAGTCTATCCGCCGATCAGTATCCTGCCATCGCTTTCGCGTCTGATGAAGGACGGTATCGGAAAAGGATACACGAGAGAAGATCATCAGGATCTTGCAAACCAGTTATTCTCCGCTTATGCGAAGGTCGGAGAGGCAAGAAACCTTGCTTCCGTTATTGGCGAGGATGAATTGTCGCCGATTGACAAGCAGTATCTGAAGTTCGGTGAAGAATTTGAAAAACGTTATATCGGGCAGGGACCGACGGAGAACCGTACGATGATGGAGACTTTGGATCTTGGATGGGAACTACTTGGACTTCTGCCGAAGGAAGAACTGGACCGTATTGATACGAAGCTGATTGAGAAGTACTGGAAGGATACGCGGGATACGCTGGTGACAGAAGAGTAG
- a CDS encoding DUF6512 family protein, with protein sequence MSHIIHYVTTNFKKIFYTVCTEIISCIQGTALHFVLVAAFLGTLNHFLYFLSGQSPIVALFCPVNESVWEHLKLLYFPFLFVSIWEYLSLHPVVLPFFYCRYLGVLLGMFFTVSVFYTYSGILGRNFLILDILLFYSSVIFSFGMSEYISGKTRSPHETEPGFVVSLWLITSFFFFVFTCFPPDLPLFYST encoded by the coding sequence ATGAGCCATATTATCCATTATGTTACAACCAATTTCAAAAAAATCTTTTATACTGTCTGCACAGAGATTATCTCCTGCATTCAAGGCACAGCTCTGCATTTTGTCCTGGTCGCTGCCTTTCTCGGAACACTGAATCATTTCCTGTATTTTTTATCCGGGCAGTCTCCAATCGTTGCACTTTTCTGCCCGGTTAATGAATCCGTGTGGGAACATTTGAAACTTTTATATTTTCCTTTTTTATTCGTAAGCATATGGGAATATCTGTCTCTGCATCCGGTTGTTTTACCGTTCTTTTACTGTCGGTATCTGGGTGTGCTTCTCGGAATGTTTTTTACTGTTTCTGTTTTTTACACATATTCCGGGATTCTCGGCCGGAATTTTCTGATCTTAGACATCCTGCTTTTTTATTCCAGTGTAATATTTTCATTTGGAATGTCTGAATATATTTCCGGCAAGACCCGTTCTCCTCACGAGACAGAACCTGGCTTTGTAGTCTCACTCTGGTTGATAACATCTTTTTTCTTCTTTGTATTTACATGTTTTCCGCCAGATCTTCCGTTATTCTATTCAACATAA
- a CDS encoding amidohydrolase has translation MLNKLTTEHTPDNIIASWLDDHQEELVHTADYIFHHPELAYQETLSSKCLADYLESQGFKITWKTAGIDTSFTAVWGSGKPLLGFLAEYDALAGVGHACGHNLLGTAVAAAACALKADMEATGAAGTIRVYGCPAEEIMSGKIVMNDQGVFDDLDVAITWHPFDRNRVSNDIWQAQDIKNYTFHGISSHAAKAPEKGRSALDAAELMNVGVNYLREHVPGDVRMHYAYIDNGLPANVVPDIAKTNYFIRSYLRSRTEDASERVDNCARGAALMTDTTVDIELVASCSEMKVNRVLTELYYDAMTQVPTPTYTPEELDFAKQITEEAGLINDGTLFSGLEPLEDEPVPIAIGTDASQVSHTVPLITLSAATMCKGTPLHHWAAAKQAGMTIGQKGMLYVARCMAEGTKLLMETPGSIEKAWELHKLTP, from the coding sequence ATTTTGAATAAACTAACAACCGAACATACACCTGACAATATTATTGCCAGCTGGCTCGACGATCATCAGGAAGAACTTGTACATACTGCCGATTACATTTTCCATCACCCGGAACTTGCATATCAGGAGACACTTTCTTCCAAATGCCTGGCAGATTATCTGGAAAGCCAGGGATTTAAAATAACATGGAAAACAGCCGGTATCGACACCTCATTTACCGCAGTCTGGGGAAGTGGAAAACCACTCCTTGGATTCCTGGCTGAGTATGATGCTCTGGCAGGTGTCGGACACGCCTGCGGACACAACCTGCTTGGAACTGCTGTTGCCGCAGCGGCCTGCGCATTAAAAGCCGATATGGAAGCAACCGGTGCTGCCGGAACGATCCGCGTCTACGGCTGCCCGGCCGAAGAGATCATGTCCGGCAAGATCGTGATGAACGATCAGGGAGTCTTTGATGACCTCGATGTTGCTATTACCTGGCATCCATTCGACCGCAACCGTGTCAGCAACGATATCTGGCAGGCACAGGACATTAAGAACTACACATTCCACGGAATCAGTTCCCATGCCGCCAAAGCTCCTGAAAAGGGACGCAGTGCCCTCGATGCCGCTGAACTTATGAATGTAGGCGTCAACTATCTCCGTGAGCACGTACCGGGAGATGTCCGCATGCATTATGCCTACATTGATAACGGCCTTCCGGCAAATGTTGTTCCGGATATCGCGAAGACAAATTATTTCATCCGCTCCTACTTACGTTCCCGCACCGAAGATGCAAGCGAACGTGTAGACAATTGCGCAAGAGGTGCCGCTCTTATGACAGACACCACCGTCGATATCGAACTGGTTGCAAGCTGCAGTGAGATGAAAGTTAACCGGGTACTGACAGAATTATATTACGATGCCATGACCCAAGTCCCGACACCGACTTATACACCGGAAGAACTGGATTTCGCAAAGCAGATTACAGAAGAAGCCGGGCTCATCAATGACGGAACACTATTCTCCGGCCTGGAACCGCTTGAAGATGAGCCGGTTCCGATCGCTATCGGCACAGATGCTTCACAGGTCAGCCACACGGTTCCGCTGATCACCTTAAGTGCCGCTACGATGTGTAAAGGCACCCCGCTTCATCACTGGGCTGCTGCCAAACAGGCCGGTATGACTATCGGACAGAAAGGTATGCTCTATGTTGCAAGATGTATGGCAGAAGGTACGAAATTATTGATGGAAACACCGGGAAGTATTGAGAAAGCGTGGGAGCTTCATAAGCTGACTCCTTAA
- a CDS encoding PadR family transcriptional regulator — protein sequence MKVNKNMVSGNTAMLILKLISEKDMYGYEMIDTLSKRSDNVFELKVGTLYPLLHSMVQSGYLESYNQEANGKLRKYYRITPNGKKYLEKMIEEWNAYANAVTSMIQYSV from the coding sequence ATGAAAGTAAACAAAAATATGGTCTCAGGAAATACCGCAATGTTAATTCTCAAATTGATCTCAGAAAAGGATATGTACGGATATGAAATGATCGATACACTCTCAAAGAGATCGGACAATGTATTCGAATTAAAGGTAGGAACATTGTATCCGCTGCTTCACAGCATGGTACAGTCCGGATATTTGGAAAGTTATAACCAGGAGGCGAACGGGAAACTCAGAAAGTATTACCGGATCACACCTAACGGGAAGAAATATCTGGAGAAAATGATCGAAGAATGGAATGCTTATGCTAATGCAGTTACGAGCATGATCCAGTATTCCGTATAG
- a CDS encoding polysaccharide deacetylase family protein translates to MSRKKLKNRRRKDRAQRKILIAAVCIAAVIIGVGIGGHVIKKNAGKTMTTAETESKKAVSKKKATAKKLTINENETDASNKENQGQKDQADDRSEFAVQPGRKVGTTEQSDEKVVYLTLDDGPSKNTQAVLDILDKYNAKATFFVTGAMPEYKDMIKKAYDKGHTIGMHTYSHDYAKVYASVDAYFQDLDQIGQLVKEEIGYVPCFIRFPGGSSNTISASYTKGIMTTLTQEVQARGYQYYDWNGSSGDGAVRTTEQLVDQATSFHDNNIILLSHDSETKDTTVEALPKIIEYYQSQGYVFKALGINSYVAHHGVNN, encoded by the coding sequence ATGAGCAGGAAAAAGTTAAAAAATAGAAGACGAAAAGATCGTGCACAGAGAAAGATTCTGATTGCAGCAGTCTGCATAGCAGCAGTGATCATAGGTGTGGGAATCGGCGGGCATGTTATAAAAAAGAATGCCGGTAAAACGATGACAACGGCCGAGACGGAAAGTAAAAAGGCAGTATCAAAGAAAAAAGCAACTGCAAAAAAACTTACGATCAATGAGAATGAAACTGATGCATCCAATAAAGAAAATCAAGGCCAAAAAGATCAGGCAGATGACAGAAGTGAATTTGCAGTTCAACCAGGAAGAAAAGTGGGTACAACAGAACAATCGGATGAAAAAGTTGTCTATCTGACGTTGGATGACGGACCGTCTAAGAATACGCAGGCGGTGCTGGACATTTTGGATAAATACAATGCGAAAGCAACATTTTTTGTTACAGGAGCCATGCCGGAATATAAAGATATGATCAAAAAGGCTTATGATAAGGGACATACGATCGGAATGCATACATATTCTCATGATTACGCAAAGGTGTATGCATCTGTTGATGCATATTTTCAGGATCTTGACCAGATTGGACAGCTTGTAAAAGAAGAGATCGGCTATGTTCCGTGTTTTATCAGATTTCCGGGAGGATCTTCGAATACCATATCTGCAAGTTACACGAAGGGAATTATGACAACGCTTACGCAGGAGGTTCAGGCAAGAGGATATCAATATTATGACTGGAATGGAAGTTCGGGAGACGGGGCCGTGAGGACAACGGAACAGCTTGTGGATCAGGCAACCAGTTTCCATGACAATAATATCATCCTGCTGTCACATGATTCCGAGACCAAAGATACAACTGTGGAAGCGCTGCCGAAAATTATTGAATATTATCAGTCACAGGGATATGTGTTCAAAGCATTGGGTATTAACAGCTATGTTGCACATCATGGTGTGAATAATTAA
- the proC gene encoding pyrroline-5-carboxylate reductase yields MPQGGYNYGHKKSEIILLAVKPQNAPEALSQCQKAPDGKALMSIVAGVTVERLQNMIDGTPRILRLLPNTPAMVFEGAFALCSDNDLTEDELEAAKSIYSTIGVVEMIPEHLLDAACGLSGGGPAYVAMFIEPMADGGVKQGLPRATAYRLAAQTCLGTAKMILEKGIHPGELKDMVTSPGGTTIEGCEALEKAGMRGAVIECINVSTEKSRSL; encoded by the coding sequence ATCCCCCAAGGAGGTTATAACTATGGTCACAAAAAAAGCGAGATCATTCTTCTTGCCGTAAAACCACAAAATGCACCAGAAGCTCTGTCACAGTGCCAAAAAGCCCCGGATGGAAAAGCTTTGATGTCCATCGTAGCCGGTGTCACTGTCGAGAGACTCCAGAATATGATCGATGGCACACCTAGAATTTTAAGACTTCTTCCTAACACCCCTGCAATGGTATTCGAAGGTGCATTTGCACTCTGCTCCGACAACGATCTGACAGAGGACGAATTAGAAGCAGCAAAATCTATCTACAGCACGATCGGTGTGGTAGAAATGATTCCGGAGCACCTCTTAGATGCAGCCTGTGGCTTAAGCGGCGGAGGTCCTGCTTATGTAGCTATGTTCATTGAACCCATGGCTGACGGCGGTGTAAAACAGGGACTCCCGCGTGCAACGGCATACCGCCTTGCAGCACAGACCTGCCTTGGTACTGCAAAGATGATTCTCGAAAAAGGAATCCACCCGGGCGAGTTAAAAGACATGGTTACATCACCGGGCGGAACAACCATCGAAGGCTGCGAAGCTCTCGAAAAGGCTGGTATGCGTGGTGCTGTAATTGAATGCATCAATGTAAGTACAGAAAAATCCCGTTCATTATAA
- a CDS encoding NfeD family protein, with protein MKEREYLKELGKKITDSSVRKEIVNEYEAHIEDCKAALMESGMTEVEAEEEAVRQMGDPQEAGEAMDKIYHKVFDSNMFLWMLALGCVPIVCVCISYLIARDPNAFLWLWNEALGLNKIPAVIHRNIGIGLAVYGIGLSFWEKYTGKALFYAVGRDWGQGCYVANSGLVLFISALCFAPSFPVKGYAGILCCVLIACLLNMVLRGFMNLLQSRRETRLLWEIGTADTRINWKGKGYLCGHHMKVRVQGSEKGTEIPAGAPVMVVGMEGFKPVVAQV; from the coding sequence ATGAAGGAAAGAGAATATCTGAAAGAACTTGGGAAGAAGATTACCGATTCGTCTGTAAGAAAAGAGATTGTAAATGAATATGAAGCGCATATAGAAGACTGCAAAGCCGCATTAATGGAATCAGGGATGACGGAAGTTGAAGCAGAGGAAGAAGCAGTCCGCCAGATGGGCGATCCGCAGGAAGCAGGTGAAGCAATGGATAAGATCTATCATAAAGTGTTTGATTCCAATATGTTTCTGTGGATGCTGGCACTGGGATGTGTACCAATTGTATGTGTGTGCATTTCTTATCTTATCGCAAGAGATCCAAACGCATTTTTATGGTTGTGGAATGAGGCGCTTGGCTTGAATAAAATCCCGGCAGTTATACACCGGAATATCGGAATCGGATTGGCTGTCTATGGAATCGGATTGAGCTTCTGGGAGAAATACACGGGCAAAGCTTTATTCTATGCAGTCGGAAGAGACTGGGGGCAGGGATGTTACGTTGCAAACAGCGGGCTGGTACTTTTTATCTCGGCATTATGTTTTGCTCCGAGCTTCCCGGTGAAGGGATATGCAGGAATCCTCTGCTGTGTATTGATCGCATGTCTGCTGAATATGGTACTGAGAGGATTTATGAATCTTTTGCAGAGCAGAAGAGAGACCAGACTTTTATGGGAGATCGGAACGGCAGATACCAGAATCAACTGGAAGGGAAAAGGATATCTGTGTGGACATCATATGAAAGTAAGAGTACAGGGATCTGAGAAAGGAACGGAGATCCCGGCAGGAGCACCGGTGATGGTTGTAGGAATGGAGGGATTTAAGCCGGTGGTGGCGCAGGTATAA
- a CDS encoding V-type ATP synthase subunit D — MDPREFPTKGNLMLAKNSLMLARQGYDLMDKKRNILLKELMGLIDEAKDIQEEIDATFTKAYACLQRANIEHGISKVQELAFTVPIEDSLKMQTRSIMGTEIPHIKYDAKQNDLTYSFSTTHESVDIAREAFREVKELTIKLAEVENSAYRLAANIKKTQKRANALKNITIPMYTNLVHTISNALEEKEREEFTRLKVIKRMKM, encoded by the coding sequence ATGGATCCGAGAGAATTTCCTACCAAGGGAAATCTGATGCTTGCGAAGAATTCTCTGATGCTTGCGCGTCAGGGCTACGATCTGATGGATAAGAAGCGGAATATTCTTCTGAAAGAACTGATGGGACTGATCGATGAGGCAAAAGATATTCAGGAAGAGATCGATGCGACATTTACAAAAGCATACGCCTGCCTGCAGCGTGCCAATATCGAACACGGGATCAGTAAAGTCCAGGAACTGGCATTTACTGTTCCAATCGAGGATTCTCTGAAGATGCAGACCAGAAGCATCATGGGAACGGAGATCCCGCACATCAAGTATGATGCGAAGCAGAATGATCTGACGTATTCGTTCAGCACGACACATGAGTCGGTGGATATTGCAAGAGAAGCTTTCCGGGAAGTGAAGGAACTTACGATCAAGTTGGCTGAGGTGGAGAACTCGGCGTACCGTCTGGCGGCAAATATCAAGAAGACACAGAAGCGGGCAAATGCGCTTAAGAATATTACGATACCGATGTATACGAATCTGGTGCATACGATCAGTAATGCGCTGGAGGAGAAGGAAAGAGAAGAATTTACACGGTTGAAGGTGATAAAGAGGATGAAAATGTAG
- a CDS encoding phospholipase D-like domain-containing protein: MSSHTLEGKKKTQNGVKRLMFTVFSILLEVVFLVGIFKGLNEYAVVIDNMTRIFAVILVLKIYGRNETSSMKTPWIILILTLPILGVALYFLIGLNGGTWKMRMRYKKIDEKLLPLLPENKEVLQCLNASDPKAGNVSNYIERNACYPVYQNTDVIYFDEAVKGLEAQLADLAKAEQFIFMEYHAIEDEYAWSRIQTVLEERVKAGVEVRVFYDDMGSIGFVNLSFARKLEAKGIACRVFNPLLPGLNMFLNNRDHRKITVIDGKVGYTGGYNLANEYFNYTHPYGEWKDTGIRLEGDAVASLTAAFLEMWESSGKTPAGVDVLDIEAQKKYLVQHPYQAQQTGYIQPYADCPLDGIQVGEDVYISIVNKADRYCWFMTPYLIITDEMTHALSLAAKRGVDVRIITPGIPDKKLIYSITRSFYHNLVQDGVRIYEWTPGFCHAKMSVADDCMATCGTINLDYRSLYHHFENGCFMADCDAVLDIRRDMEQTFEQCREVTEKYKSGRSATLRLGQLFLRLFAELL; encoded by the coding sequence ATGAGCAGTCATACACTGGAAGGAAAGAAAAAGACACAAAATGGCGTGAAGCGGCTGATGTTCACGGTGTTTTCGATATTATTGGAAGTGGTGTTCCTGGTTGGAATATTCAAGGGACTGAATGAATATGCAGTAGTTATAGATAATATGACCAGAATATTTGCCGTCATACTGGTTCTGAAAATATATGGAAGAAATGAGACTTCCTCGATGAAGACACCGTGGATCATCCTGATCCTGACACTGCCGATTCTTGGAGTGGCACTCTATTTTCTGATCGGTCTGAACGGCGGAACCTGGAAGATGCGGATGCGCTACAAAAAGATTGATGAGAAGCTTCTGCCTCTTTTGCCGGAGAACAAAGAAGTATTGCAATGTCTGAATGCATCAGATCCGAAAGCGGGAAATGTTTCCAATTATATAGAAAGAAATGCGTGTTATCCGGTGTATCAGAATACGGATGTGATTTATTTTGATGAAGCGGTCAAAGGACTGGAGGCGCAGCTTGCTGATCTTGCGAAGGCGGAGCAATTCATTTTCATGGAATATCATGCAATTGAGGATGAATATGCATGGAGCAGGATCCAGACGGTTCTGGAGGAACGGGTGAAGGCAGGTGTAGAGGTCCGGGTGTTCTATGATGACATGGGATCGATCGGATTCGTCAATCTGAGTTTTGCGAGAAAACTGGAAGCGAAAGGAATTGCCTGCCGGGTATTCAATCCGCTGCTTCCGGGACTTAATATGTTCCTGAATAACCGTGACCACAGAAAGATTACGGTGATTGACGGAAAGGTTGGGTACACAGGCGGTTATAACCTGGCAAATGAGTATTTTAACTATACACATCCATACGGAGAATGGAAGGATACGGGAATCCGTCTGGAAGGGGATGCGGTGGCTTCGCTTACGGCAGCATTTCTGGAGATGTGGGAATCGTCCGGGAAGACCCCGGCCGGTGTGGACGTTCTGGATATAGAGGCACAGAAAAAATATCTGGTACAGCATCCGTATCAGGCGCAGCAGACGGGATATATCCAGCCGTATGCAGATTGTCCGTTAGATGGGATCCAGGTTGGAGAGGATGTCTATATCAGTATCGTCAATAAAGCGGACAGATACTGCTGGTTCATGACGCCGTATCTGATCATCACGGATGAGATGACACATGCCCTTTCGCTGGCGGCCAAGCGCGGTGTGGATGTACGGATCATCACGCCGGGAATTCCGGATAAGAAACTGATCTACAGTATCACCAGGTCGTTCTATCACAATCTGGTACAGGATGGTGTAAGGATCTATGAGTGGACACCGGGGTTCTGTCATGCCAAGATGAGCGTGGCGGATGACTGCATGGCGACTTGCGGCACGATCAATCTGGATTACCGGAGCCTTTATCATCATTTTGAAAATGGATGTTTTATGGCGGACTGTGATGCAGTACTGGACATCCGACGGGATATGGAGCAGACTTTTGAGCAGTGCAGGGAAGTGACGGAGAAGTATAAGTCCGGCCGAAGTGCGACTCTGCGGCTGGGACAGTTGTTCCTGCGATTGTTTGCGGAGCTGTTGTAG
- a CDS encoding L-2-amino-thiazoline-4-carboxylic acid hydrolase → MSENGNKVCPVSCKIEHHAMMFAFLAKHAIELCGEAGKDAILAGMTTYGNERGARMAANALAHGDELTTMTNQAYGEWKPDYAGQMDFGTLRTEPTLQTYIAKCAWCEAWKKHNITEYGKYYCVNVDNAVYQGFRSDFVCTPTATSMSWGGKRCEFDWGHPLSQEEVKELAEKKAKLGTSCMKDFNFHTAHLKYTVSQALILNLGEKGDEAVKLALADYVDTFGQEYLDVLNGLYPVE, encoded by the coding sequence ATGAGTGAAAATGGAAATAAAGTCTGTCCTGTCAGCTGCAAAATCGAACATCATGCCATGATGTTCGCATTTCTCGCCAAACATGCAATTGAATTATGCGGTGAAGCCGGAAAAGACGCAATCCTTGCCGGAATGACTACCTATGGAAATGAGCGGGGTGCCCGCATGGCGGCAAATGCACTCGCACACGGTGATGAACTGACTACCATGACCAATCAGGCATACGGTGAATGGAAACCAGATTACGCCGGACAAATGGACTTCGGAACGCTTCGCACCGAACCGACACTTCAGACTTACATTGCAAAATGTGCATGGTGTGAAGCATGGAAAAAGCATAACATTACCGAATATGGGAAATATTATTGCGTCAATGTAGATAATGCCGTTTACCAGGGTTTCCGTTCCGACTTCGTCTGTACACCGACTGCCACATCTATGAGCTGGGGCGGCAAGCGTTGTGAATTCGACTGGGGACACCCGCTCTCGCAGGAAGAGGTAAAAGAACTGGCTGAGAAAAAGGCCAAACTTGGGACTTCCTGTATGAAAGATTTTAATTTCCACACAGCACATTTAAAATATACCGTCAGTCAGGCTCTGATCCTGAATCTTGGTGAAAAAGGGGACGAGGCAGTTAAACTTGCGCTTGCTGATTATGTAGATACATTTGGACAGGAATATCTGGATGTACTGAACGGTCTTTATCCGGTTGAATAG